Proteins from a genomic interval of Rosa chinensis cultivar Old Blush chromosome 2, RchiOBHm-V2, whole genome shotgun sequence:
- the LOC112189490 gene encoding palmitoyl-monogalactosyldiacylglycerol delta-7 desaturase, chloroplastic, whose amino-acid sequence MEEKMDASTTKFFFLAIHCLALLGPFYFNWSAFWLAVALYYVTGVGITLSFHRNLAHRSFKLPRWLEYSFAYCAVLSLQGSPIEWVSTHRIHHQFTDTWDDPHSPIKGFWYSHIGWVVDYHSRFGTPDTLEFKNVGDLKKQWYYRFIHCTYPYHSVALGILLYAGGGLPFLVWGMGVRTVFFLHITFSINSICHIWGKQVWNTGDLSRNNWLLGLLAHGEGWHNNHHAFEYSARQGLEWWEIDTTWYIIRFLEAIGLATDVKLPNEAHKKRKAFCKNSSTIQ is encoded by the exons ATGGAAGAAAAAATGGACGCCTCAACAACCAAGTTTTTTTTCCTGGCCATACATTGCCTTGCTCTTTTGGGGCCGTTTTATTTCAACTGGTCTGCGTTTTGGCTGGCTGTGGCACTCTATTATGTTACAGGTGTGGGTATAACTCTGTCTTTCCATAGAAACCTCGCTCACCGCAGCTTCAAGCTTCCCAGATGGCTCGAGTACTCTTTTGCCTACTGCGCCGTCCTTTCGCTCCAG GGAAGTCCAATTGAATGGGTGAGCACACACAGAATCCATCATCAGTTTACAGACACATGGGATGATCCTCACAGTCCCATTAAGGGATTTTGGTACAGTCATATTGGTTGGGTTGTTGACTATCATTCTCGGTTTGGAACT CCTGACACACTAGAATTCAAAAATGTCGGAGACTTAAAGAAACAGTGGTACTATAGGTTTATTCACTGTACGTATCCTTATCACTCTGTAGCTCTTGGAATTCTGCTATATGCTGGAGGAGGGCTACCATTCTTGGTTTGGGGAATG ggtgTGAGGACTGTATTTTTTCTCCACATTACCTTTTCAATAAACTCGATCTGCCACATATGGGGAAAGCAAGTATGGAATACTGGTGATTTGTCTAGAAACAACTG GTTGTTGGGTTTGCTGGCACATGGCGAAGGTTGGCACAATAATCATCATGCCTTTGAGTACTCAGCTCGACAAGGCTTGGAATGGTGGGAGATTGACACTACTTGGTATATAATACGCTTCCTTGAAGCCATTGGTTTGGCTACAGACGTAAAACTCCCAAATGAAGCTCATAAGAAAAGAAAGGCATTCTGCAAGAATAGCAGTACTATCCAGTAA